tttaaattaaattttaaatgtcattccttactaaattattttttaaagattttattatttgagagctCAAGGGGCAGGAGGGAGTAGAGGGAGGAACAAGCAGATTTTGCCCTcagcagagcccaatgtgaggcttgatcgtATGACCGGAGCTTGAAATCAAGTCAAAAGCTTAACTGACCCAGCCACTCACCCCTAaataatttgacttttaaaaatttatcttaaagacacagagataataataataataaaataaaaataaagacacagagataaactATACATAGGAGTACCAAGATTATTTGCCTCACCATAGCTTCAAATTTGaaaacctcaacatttaataagTTATAAATACAACCACTGAAAATCTCatttatgaagaatttttaatgaaataaaattcaagtcttttttttaaaagcagaagaaaaattgcACATACTAGGATTCTCATTGTCTGTAAATCAGCCcataaatttttcttcttcttgaaagTAAAGGAAATCTAATCTATTAACAGTGATTGTTTCTGGGTGTGCTGATCacaataatttctattttctttgtactCTACCCTATGTTCTCTTAAactataaaaaacatatatttttaaaagatgtgaaaATAAAGACTGAAACGTAGATTCATTGCATCCAGGCCATTGACTGTGGGCTCAGGACCACCAGCATCAAAGTAACCTGGAAGTCTGTAAGAAATACTTCACCCCTAGAATTCAGACCTATTGAATTTGAATCTGTATTTGAACAAGGTAATTTGCAGATACATTCGAGTTTGAGAAGAAATACTTTTACATCCAAATGTCCTTTTCCTGGCTCAAGGTGTTTCAAATCATATCCATAAACCTGTTTTATTATACTGCCAGGATTAGTAGCCATTATTCTACTTTGAAATCTGGGTTCTTATCCtagctatatttttaactttgagcaagtcatttaaacatttttttgtagatttttgtgAAATAGAACTATTAACATTCAGGTAAGAAGCCAGGCTTCTTAACAGTATTTTAtatcaaatgaaaatatactttgtTAAGTGAATACAATGGGGAAcagaggtttatttttattttttaaaatttttatttatttatgatagtcacagagagaaagaggcagagacataggcagagggagaagcaggctccatgcactgggagcccgacgtgggattcgatcccaggtctccaggattgcgccctgggccaaaggcaggcgccaaaccgctgcgccacccagggatcgggGAACAGAGGTTTAAAAGGAATCTTTAATAAGCCATAAAAATAGGAGCTTTCCAAAAACTGccatgaagaataaatattgcCAGAAGGAAAGAACTATTAACTATTAAATATGAATGTGTCAAGCTGTTAAAAAGAATTACTTCCTTATGGAAAACCTGTTACTCAAAGGTGGTTTCTGGTGTTTCAAAATCCTAACCAATTTAACCAATCATTTACTGGAAACATGCTGACTTCCTGGATACTACCAAATGTACAAAGCCTAATCAGGGAGGGCACAACTATGTAACATGGTATTTTAGGAAGCAGCTTCCTGAACTTTGAGGAGTCAGAATGTTTGTAAAGGGTGTGTGccacacagtcttttttttttttttttttttttaagcactatTTAAGGCGGCTTCTTATAGTTCAGTACTAAACCCTCTGACTAAGGTactgtgtatttttataaaaggGAGCACCCCtgtattatgttttaaattctccaCCCCATGTTTTTTGGTCAACTCTCTCTTAGATTAACATGATACTCTTTTGTACACACTGATATTTGACCTGGAAGGTACCAATTAATATACAGACACATGCCTTAAACTGGACGAGTTCTTTAGTTTCTTAATCTTCTGAAGTCAAATCCACTCTGCCACCATGAATTCAGCTATCTTTACCATACAAACAAGAATAAAGACTAAAACCTGTTACTCCCGACTACAAATGTCAACATGTTTATTCAATGATCTCCTGATTTTCTCTTGCATTCCCAACTCCCAATTCTTTGCTGTGCTGCACTGTAGCTGGGTTCTTAAGAGAAATGACATCAGAATTAATCTAAATCAGTTGGTAGTATTTAAAAGCCATTCCCATAAACATTGCAGATTTTCTAAAAACTGTCCAAATATTAAGGAGACTTACCATCAAAAGATTCGTTTTACTACAAAAAGGAACAGACTTTCTGGGGTCTGAAGGGATTCGTACTTGAAGATACACCAGTTAGCAGGGGGTCGTGTTGGGCATTCTGCAGACAGAATTGTTTCAAATCTGCAGCTGCCTGGGAGACCTGTACAAGACAAAAGGAGGGAGTAGTGGGAAGAGGTGAGAATGTTTTAATGCAGGGTTCCTCAAATCTTTGAAATACCTTCTTTTATCAAAAGATGATATATGTGAATTGAAGGTCGACAGTCATATACTGAGCTCATGCTTAAAGCACTACATGCACAGAAGACTATagtgttttcttttgcttattaaaAACATCAAAGGATTCAGTACATCTGCAAAGAAAAATCCATCTTGCTAGTTTATTAATAAACTTCAGAGGTATTCAACCTTCAGGGTActcaacatgtttttttttttttttattaaaagcagTACACATAATACACAAGGGGTTAAAATTCTAGCCAGCTATTACTTTGTCTTGAAAGCAGTATTACTGGAAAAGTGCTTCTGTGAATGAACATCATGTTCTAAATCTGCACCATTCAGTTCATTGTTTTGGTATTATGTACCATCTGTTTAAGGTTATGAAACTGGACGGTGACCACTTTCTGCTCAGTGTCATGTGACTGAAAAGCTGATAGCaaacttttgaattattttaacaaCTTCACTGAGCAGCCTGCCTTTAAAAAACGGTGTATTTGCTTAAGTATGATTTAACAATTTTCATATACATATGCAATACCACTCAAACAGGACGTAAGGTATTAAGTATCACTTAAACATTGTTTACTATTTGTATATGTTCTGATAAGGTGATGTAGGATATCAAAACAATGAACTGAACGGTTCAGATGCCTAACACGAATAACTAAAAGATGCCCCGAATGAATACAATATCCTAAGTCTTGAGGtttaggaagatgggaaaaatgatCATATATCTTCAGTTTCGACTACTCCCAAGGGGGGGTGAGGGCAGGAGTCCAGTCCAGCTGGCACCTGCCTTTGAAAGGAAGGTAAAGGCATCACAAATATTCTCTATCAGAAGGAATCCTACAGATTACTGCTCTAGCCCAGACATTTATCTGGTAAAAGGATACGTGATCCTGAGAGGACTCTCAAGTCTTGAAATCTATTTGTATGTTTGGCTTATACAACAGTCCAGGGTAATAACGAGTTCCATAGGTTTATTTAGCAACTGTGTAAAGTAGTATGTAAATACCTGGTACCAAGTGCTACAAAAAATGGCCACCCTGTTTACCCACCAAAAGAAGGTACAGCTAAAGTGGGGGGTACACATGGTATATTTTTCACAATCTTAAAACTTGGTTTCATACACATTACCTAGTAGTAAGGATAAAGTATCTATTAACTTTCTGGCTGAAGTGCAGGAGGCTCCAACTTGACTTTCACAAACTTCTCAAGCACTATTACATGCCAAATATACTTTGAGCTACTGGGAATACCTAAGAGGAGCCGGGGTCCCAGTTATGGAGGGGGCGGTTCAGGGGAAAATACAGACAAGGAGCTCTTTGGAAAAAAGAGTGGTTAGATCATGCTCTAAGGGAAGGTGTCTGTGCAGAGGTGACATTTAAACTGAGATCTCAATGACAAGGAACCAATCAGGTAACCATCTGTGAGAAACCAGTGACAATTGTCACTGGTTTCTCACAAAAGGCTCTAAAACTTCTGCTTTTAGACAAAGGCTCTAAAACTCAAACAAGCTACTAGCCCTAAGGCATTGTAATAATCATCCAGGAGGTTAAAACCTATAATTTTGGCATAATTATTAGTGTCCTCTTTTCACTCTCAACTCAGTGTCCTGATTTGGCAATATAAAGTATGGTCACCCTCCATATGGTAGAGTTTGtcaagcatttgagaaaatttctATCAGTTGTATTCAAAAGTTTAACAGTAAACTTGTGTCAGTTGAAAAATATCACCCCAAAAAAAGCATCTAGCAGAGTCATGgacaaaatacatacacaaaatcgAACTAACCACATTTTACAACAGATTTGAAGAAAAGCTCATTTAAGTCCCAAGATGGGATGCCCTCACCTCCTTGCTACAGACCTAGCATAAGATGAAATGAGAACTCTAAGAATAAATCACTTGCTGCCACTTTAAGGAGCCCCACCCAGAAGCCTCCTGAAGAACTGGAAGTGTAGGGAGCTGGTGTCACTCTGAAGAGTTACTGAAGTAACTAGGAGTTTCATGGTAAAACCCTCAGGGTACTTTTAGTCTGAGGACTtccatctcattttcttttgagaCAAGAACTAAGTACCCCTACTGAAGGCTTTACTGCTTTCAACCAGCCTTTCTTTTTGCCCCCTACacccctcatttttttctttcctgagccAGTCCTATGATAAAGGCACACCTGAATGATAATGTAATGGTTGGTTAAGAAATAggatttcaggggatccctgggtggctcagcggtttggcatctgcctttagccccagggcgtgatcctggagacccggaatccagtcccCAGTCGGAATCCAGTCCCCAGTCAGGCtactggcatggagcctgcttttccctctgcctgtgtctgtctgtctgtctatcatgaataaataaataaaatcttaaaaaaaaggaagaaaatcttaaaaaaaaaaaaaaagatttcacataGAGTTAAATCCATTAAATCCATCCAAGACTGACCATAAACCAATGGGATGAGGTAAGTATctgaagatgaaagaaatgaactCCAAACAGCAATAAAGTCTACAAGCCCTTAAAGCCAGGAAGGGAGGGGAATCCCCACACCAAAAGTGATGGGAATTTCCCTTCTGTCCTGAGGTGACCACAACTGAGTAAGCTAGGTCCCTGCCATGTCTATTTAAGGAAATAGGTAAACGGGAGCCTATCTTCCCCCCAACAAAACATTTCAGGGAGAAGTAAAGACTAGCCTGGTGCGTACACAATCAAGTCCTCTTAGAAATTGGCTGTTTTCTTTCCATAGAGTGCACGAtttatattcttgtttcttttaattacaaatcttttgtttcttttaattacaaGAAGTGTTTCGCTGGTAGCTGACCTGCACCAAACAGAAGCCAATCCacataggattttaaaaatcaggagaaaCTTGCAACAGCAAGTCAGGTTATCctacccaacacacacacaaaaggtttTCTCCCCCAAACTAAAATGCCCAAGGTCAGTGTTAACCAAACGGCAAAACAAGTAAGATTGGTCCACTCTGATCACCCAGATACGCAGGCCGGTAGATGTTCCCAAGGCCCAAGGCCAGGGCACAGCAAACTGTGCCCAACAGACCTGAAATGCACGCTCTGTACGAGGCTGTATAGGGCCCTAGTGGTCATGCCGggcactggggggaggg
The sequence above is drawn from the Canis lupus baileyi chromosome 8, mCanLup2.hap1, whole genome shotgun sequence genome and encodes:
- the GNG5 gene encoding guanine nucleotide-binding protein G(I)/G(S)/G(O) subunit gamma-5, with amino-acid sequence MSGSSSVAAMKKVVQQLRLEAGLNRVKVSQAAADLKQFCLQNAQHDPLLTGVSSSTNPFRPQKVCSFL